In Chitinophaga sp. HK235, a single window of DNA contains:
- a CDS encoding DUF6443 domain-containing protein, with protein MKNILIIICLTLYAATAYSQLSTGNNFIIETTIKTTGITDQAGVDALSADKKTSMVTYFDGLGRPLQKVSIQGSPELKDMVTSFYFDNQGNNTQIYLPYTDLNGNNFGSLRTTAFQDQKTFYNPSNASVVDIAKDNLPITILRFEDSPLSNLQAQGGPGATWNPYGGHPASTYFSIIRATLQDDSLMFHWVITSDSGAVPTAALELPMGAHKIISEDPQGNQTIDVFDINYNHTIRRKYADTVALDTHYAYDDFNHLRYILTPRASKSAYPHLEWTVDSIPFAKDEFCYYYEYDERGRVIREKKPGVGLVEMVYDARDRLVYRRDGNLLAKGQWQYYEYDKSDKLIGTDFWLTNNSRNVMQEKVIGYSLDSVYGNLSLPIGDFTRRINRTSDSYDSYNYDPNNSFVPGEMTKLQNGSSTTADIVTTWSKHTNGLKCTWKNWTLNSDSRLYTTYYYDDKGRLIQTIAENLYGGRDIKSIRYDAEGKILSIYDHYNNPKSYVTPELTILTVRYYDAVGNLIRIDKQLNDSGPLKTIVQYRYNTLGQLICKTFGNNLDSMKYAYHIQGWLKGVNREYVRTGTGNYFGFDLGYDSVASLIPGVNYLNPQYNGNVAGTIWRSANDNILRKYDFKYDKIDNLLRADFLQQDAGTTTWSNSQVDYTVSGIKYDFNSNILSLNQRGLSGTSSILVDSLKYEYFYNSNKILYVTDRVNNPLSTLGDFKEANTDLQQDYDYDANGNQYLNMNKLTKVLRYNYLNLPDSIYMWGKGTVVYTYDGKGNKLQKMITDYTGAGKYTIIGYVGDLEFRNDTLQSIAHEEGRIRVVVKPGEPVKYIYDYFEKDQLDNVRVILTEQSDTTVYSATMETANAAREELTFSNLEATRSAKPAGYPAVNTKEKNEFVSLLSGQSDGKKTGPSLVLRVMAGDTVQIGANAFYKSTAVKKNNPLLPLSGLLNQTLQTASTTAGNGSVHTAPWTDQPPLIANNLTTDSYERLKSTNDQKGDPLRPKAYLNYIYFDEHFKMVEDGSGVKQVQPVPDQLQQLGTDKMVVSKSGYLYVFPSNESSQQLYFDNITVSLITGPLLEVTHYYPTGLVMEGISSNALKGTSYPDNRKKFNSYELQTREFMDGGSLEWYDFKTSLYDQQIGRYLQFHEPKKFQEYLSPFHYMFNKPAGYVAPVNPNAVPAVDVLKGKDIGANAVRSVSLTPKEK; from the coding sequence ATGAAAAACATACTGATCATCATATGTCTGACTTTATACGCAGCAACCGCTTATAGCCAGTTAAGTACCGGCAACAATTTTATAATAGAGACAACCATTAAAACAACGGGGATTACCGATCAGGCTGGCGTAGATGCCTTATCGGCAGATAAGAAGACCAGTATGGTTACTTACTTTGATGGTCTTGGACGGCCACTGCAAAAAGTGAGCATACAAGGTAGCCCTGAACTAAAAGATATGGTCACATCATTCTATTTTGATAATCAAGGAAACAATACTCAAATCTATTTACCCTATACCGACCTGAATGGCAATAATTTTGGTAGTCTCAGAACCACTGCTTTCCAGGACCAGAAAACATTTTACAACCCGTCCAATGCTTCCGTGGTGGATATTGCGAAAGACAATCTCCCGATTACTATACTACGGTTTGAAGACTCCCCGCTCAGCAATCTGCAGGCACAGGGTGGCCCAGGTGCTACCTGGAATCCTTACGGAGGTCATCCTGCTTCCACTTATTTTTCAATCATACGCGCCACACTTCAGGATGATAGTTTAATGTTCCACTGGGTGATTACCTCCGACAGCGGTGCTGTTCCCACCGCTGCTTTAGAACTTCCGATGGGAGCTCATAAGATTATCTCTGAAGATCCACAGGGAAATCAGACCATTGATGTTTTCGATATTAACTATAACCATACAATAAGAAGAAAATATGCCGACACTGTTGCGCTGGATACCCATTACGCGTATGATGATTTCAACCATCTGCGTTATATATTGACACCCAGAGCATCAAAATCGGCATACCCACACCTTGAGTGGACGGTCGACAGTATTCCTTTTGCAAAAGATGAGTTCTGCTATTATTATGAATACGATGAAAGAGGAAGGGTAATCAGGGAAAAAAAGCCAGGAGTGGGTCTTGTAGAGATGGTGTATGATGCAAGGGACAGGTTGGTTTACAGAAGAGATGGAAACCTTTTGGCAAAAGGACAATGGCAGTACTATGAATACGACAAATCAGACAAGTTGATAGGAACCGACTTCTGGTTAACGAACAATTCCCGTAATGTTATGCAGGAAAAAGTAATCGGCTATTCCCTGGATTCGGTATATGGAAATCTTTCTTTACCAATTGGGGATTTTACGCGACGTATCAATCGCACCTCAGACAGCTATGATAGTTATAACTACGATCCAAATAATTCGTTTGTACCCGGTGAAATGACAAAATTACAAAATGGTAGCAGTACTACCGCCGACATAGTAACCACCTGGTCAAAACATACTAATGGATTAAAATGCACCTGGAAGAACTGGACATTGAATAGCGACTCAAGACTTTATACTACCTACTATTATGACGATAAGGGTAGATTAATCCAGACAATTGCGGAAAACCTCTATGGAGGCAGGGATATTAAAAGTATCCGTTATGATGCCGAAGGAAAGATACTGAGTATCTATGATCACTACAATAATCCGAAAAGCTACGTCACGCCTGAACTGACAATACTTACCGTCAGATATTATGATGCCGTCGGTAACCTTATCCGGATAGATAAACAACTCAATGATTCCGGCCCACTGAAAACGATTGTTCAATATCGCTACAATACCCTTGGACAGCTCATTTGTAAAACCTTCGGCAACAACCTGGATAGTATGAAATATGCCTACCATATTCAGGGTTGGTTAAAAGGGGTAAACAGGGAATATGTGCGCACGGGTACCGGTAACTATTTTGGCTTCGACCTCGGATACGATAGTGTTGCCTCCCTGATCCCTGGTGTTAACTATTTAAATCCGCAGTACAATGGCAACGTGGCCGGCACTATATGGCGATCTGCCAATGACAACATCTTACGCAAATATGATTTTAAGTATGATAAAATAGATAATTTGTTACGTGCCGATTTTCTCCAGCAGGATGCCGGTACCACCACCTGGTCGAATAGTCAGGTTGATTATACGGTAAGCGGAATAAAATATGACTTCAATAGCAATATCCTGTCTCTCAATCAGAGAGGGCTTTCCGGTACTTCCTCCATCCTGGTAGACAGCCTGAAATATGAATACTTCTACAACAGCAATAAAATACTGTATGTAACCGATAGAGTGAACAACCCGCTAAGCACGTTGGGAGATTTTAAAGAAGCCAATACAGATCTTCAACAGGACTATGACTATGATGCCAACGGTAATCAGTACCTCAATATGAATAAGCTCACAAAGGTACTACGATACAATTATCTGAACCTGCCGGATTCCATTTATATGTGGGGGAAAGGGACTGTGGTATATACTTACGATGGAAAAGGAAATAAGTTGCAAAAAATGATTACGGACTATACCGGCGCCGGCAAATACACGATCATTGGTTATGTAGGCGACCTGGAATTCCGGAACGACACGCTGCAGTCCATTGCACATGAAGAAGGCCGTATCCGGGTAGTGGTGAAGCCGGGCGAGCCGGTTAAATATATTTACGATTATTTTGAGAAAGATCAGCTGGATAATGTCAGGGTAATACTGACGGAACAATCAGACACCACTGTTTACAGCGCCACTATGGAAACTGCCAATGCAGCCAGAGAAGAGCTTACGTTTAGTAATCTTGAGGCTACACGCAGTGCCAAACCTGCTGGTTATCCAGCCGTCAATACAAAAGAAAAAAATGAATTTGTATCCTTATTATCCGGTCAGTCGGACGGCAAGAAAACAGGTCCATCTCTGGTATTGCGCGTAATGGCCGGAGATACGGTGCAGATTGGTGCAAATGCCTTTTATAAAAGCACTGCTGTAAAGAAAAATAATCCGTTGTTGCCGTTGTCCGGTCTGTTAAATCAGACATTACAAACCGCTTCAACTACAGCTGGAAACGGTTCTGTGCACACAGCTCCCTGGACTGATCAACCGCCGCTGATCGCAAACAACCTTACCACAGACAGTTATGAACGGCTGAAGTCCACAAACGATCAAAAGGGAGATCCACTACGTCCCAAAGCCTATCTGAACTACATATATTTTGACGAGCACTTTAAAATGGTGGAAGATGGCAGTGGTGTCAAACAGGTGCAACCTGTACCGGATCAACTACAACAACTTGGCACAGACAAGATGGTTGTCTCCAAAAGTGGCTATCTGTATGTATTCCCCAGCAACGAAAGTTCGCAGCAGTTGTATTTTGATAACATCACCGTATCGCTTATCACCGGCCCGTTATTGGAAGTGACGCATTATTATCCTACAGGTCTTGTGATGGAAGGTATTAGCAGTAATGCTTTGAAAGGAACATCCTATCCGGATAACAGAAAAAAATTCAACAGTTATGAACTGCAAACCCGGGAATTTATGGATGGTGGCAGCCTGGAATGGTACGACTTCAAAACATCGCTCTACGACCAACAGATCGGCCGGTATTTACAGTTTCACGAGCCTAAAAAATTCCAGGAGTATCTGTCTCCATTTCATTACATGTTCAATAAACCAGCCGGATATGTTGCTCCTGTAAACCCGAATGCAGTACCAGCCGTAGATGTATTAAAAGGAAAGGATATAGGCGCAAACGCAGTACGAAGTGTGAGTCTCACGCCTAAAGAAAAATAA